One Pelagicoccus sp. SDUM812003 genomic window carries:
- the rplU gene encoding 50S ribosomal protein L21 — protein sequence MKATIQTQGKQYTVQEGDVLIVNRYPQTEAGSKLEINEVLTVGEGEAFKLGAPYVDGAKVSATILENKRGRKIVVFKKKAKKGYERRRGHRQELSVIKIDSIES from the coding sequence ATGAAAGCAACCATCCAGACACAGGGCAAACAGTACACCGTACAAGAGGGCGACGTTCTCATCGTGAACCGCTACCCGCAGACGGAGGCTGGCTCCAAGCTCGAAATCAACGAAGTCCTCACTGTAGGCGAAGGCGAAGCGTTCAAGCTCGGCGCTCCATATGTCGATGGCGCTAAGGTTTCCGCAACCATCCTTGAGAACAAGCGCGGTCGTAAGATCGTCGTCTTCAAGAAGAAGGCGAAAAAGGGTTACGAACGTCGCCGCGGCCACCGTCAGGAACTCTCCGTCATCAAGATCGACTCCATCGAGTCGTAA
- a CDS encoding class I SAM-dependent methyltransferase — protein MDVERVRGYFNEAGSVQHYARAVANVGLWKSEKLLLEKHFGKKEFLLDLGCGAGRVAIGLWEEGFESVIGADLAEEMAREAREIGECLGCPFRFERQDATNLTYPAGSFDGVIFAFNGLMQIPGKAVRQLALQQIYRVLRPGGRFFFCTLDREDRLYSKVFAVADDPEHDHAQNPHLIDFGDRHFETEHGTTFMHVPTRAEVEAALGEAGFELIESAMRSELARESAAVLDFSEDCRLWVARKS, from the coding sequence ATGGATGTAGAAAGAGTGCGGGGTTATTTCAATGAAGCGGGTTCAGTGCAACACTATGCTCGCGCTGTGGCCAACGTGGGCCTTTGGAAATCCGAGAAGCTATTGCTGGAGAAGCATTTCGGAAAAAAAGAATTTTTGCTGGATCTCGGCTGCGGAGCAGGACGAGTGGCGATCGGACTTTGGGAGGAAGGCTTCGAGTCGGTGATTGGAGCGGATCTGGCGGAAGAAATGGCCCGCGAGGCCCGCGAAATTGGGGAGTGTCTAGGCTGTCCGTTTCGCTTCGAACGTCAGGATGCGACGAATTTGACCTATCCGGCCGGGAGCTTCGACGGGGTTATCTTCGCCTTCAACGGGCTGATGCAGATCCCAGGAAAGGCGGTCCGTCAGCTCGCCTTGCAGCAAATATATAGAGTGTTGCGTCCGGGAGGACGGTTTTTCTTCTGCACCCTTGATCGAGAGGACCGGCTGTACTCGAAGGTATTCGCGGTGGCGGACGACCCGGAGCACGATCACGCGCAGAACCCGCATCTGATCGATTTCGGGGACCGGCATTTCGAGACAGAGCATGGGACAACCTTTATGCATGTGCCGACGCGAGCTGAGGTTGAGGCGGCTCTCGGTGAGGCGGGATTCGAGCTGATCGAATCGGCGATGCGCAGCGAGCTGGCGCGAGAGTCGGCGGCGGTGCTGGATTTTTCAGAGGACTGCCGCCTTTGGGTGGCTAGGAAAAGTTAG
- the ilvC gene encoding ketol-acid reductoisomerase, whose protein sequence is MSRKNYFNTLTLAQKLDQLGRCRFMNPSEFNGVEALKGKKVVIVGCGAQGLNQGLNMRDSGLDVSYTLRKAAIDEKRQSWKNATENGFTVGTYEELLPTADLVLNLTPDKQHTAVINAVQPLMKKGATLAYSHGFNIVEEGMEIRKDLTVIMVAPKSPGTEVREEYKRGFGVPTLIAVHTENDPEGKGWDIAKAYACATGGDRAGCLESSFIAEVKSDLMGEQTILCGLLQAGSLLAYDKMIAEGIEAGWASKFVQHSFDTICEALKHGGITNMMDRLSNPAKLKAFELSEQLKDIMRDLFDKHQEDIMSGAFSSGMMADWDNDDKDLLAWREATNETAFEKSTAGDVEISEQEYFDKGILMVAFVRAGVELAFESMTNAGIKEESAYYESLHETPLIANTIGRKKLYEMNKVISDTAEYGCYLFSNAAIPLLADFMSGIKTDVIGKGLEVKDNAVDNQELVAANAKIRSHGVEKIGAVLRGHMRAMKKIAVGG, encoded by the coding sequence ATGAGCAGAAAAAACTACTTCAATACGCTGACGCTTGCCCAAAAGCTCGATCAGCTCGGCCGCTGCCGTTTCATGAATCCCTCCGAGTTCAACGGAGTCGAAGCCCTCAAGGGCAAGAAGGTGGTCATCGTCGGTTGCGGAGCTCAAGGGTTGAACCAGGGCCTCAACATGCGCGACTCCGGTCTCGATGTTTCCTACACCTTGCGCAAGGCGGCCATCGACGAAAAGCGTCAGTCTTGGAAGAACGCCACTGAAAATGGGTTCACCGTTGGCACCTACGAAGAGTTGCTTCCCACCGCTGACCTCGTGCTCAACCTCACTCCGGATAAGCAGCACACCGCCGTCATCAACGCGGTGCAGCCGCTCATGAAGAAGGGCGCCACTCTCGCTTACTCGCACGGTTTCAACATCGTGGAAGAGGGCATGGAAATCCGCAAGGACCTGACTGTGATCATGGTCGCTCCTAAGAGCCCCGGCACCGAAGTGCGGGAGGAGTACAAGCGCGGCTTCGGCGTTCCGACCCTCATCGCGGTGCACACCGAAAACGATCCGGAAGGCAAGGGCTGGGATATCGCCAAGGCCTACGCTTGCGCCACTGGCGGCGATCGCGCTGGCTGTCTCGAGTCCAGCTTTATCGCTGAAGTGAAGTCCGACCTCATGGGCGAGCAGACCATCCTTTGCGGTCTCCTGCAGGCCGGTTCTCTTCTCGCTTATGACAAGATGATCGCCGAAGGCATCGAAGCCGGCTGGGCATCCAAGTTCGTTCAGCACTCCTTCGACACCATTTGCGAAGCCCTCAAGCACGGCGGCATCACCAACATGATGGATCGCCTCAGCAACCCGGCCAAGCTCAAGGCTTTCGAGCTTTCCGAGCAGCTGAAAGACATCATGCGCGACCTGTTCGACAAGCATCAGGAGGACATCATGTCCGGCGCTTTCTCTAGCGGAATGATGGCTGACTGGGACAACGACGACAAGGACCTGCTAGCCTGGCGCGAAGCGACCAACGAAACCGCTTTCGAAAAGTCCACCGCTGGCGACGTCGAAATCTCCGAGCAGGAATACTTCGACAAGGGCATCCTCATGGTGGCCTTCGTTCGCGCTGGCGTGGAGCTGGCATTCGAGTCCATGACCAACGCAGGCATCAAGGAAGAGTCCGCTTACTACGAGTCGCTGCACGAAACCCCGCTCATCGCCAACACCATCGGCCGCAAGAAGCTCTACGAGATGAACAAAGTCATCTCCGACACCGCTGAGTACGGTTGCTATCTCTTCTCGAACGCCGCGATTCCTCTGCTCGCCGACTTCATGTCCGGCATCAAAACCGACGTGATCGGCAAAGGTCTCGAGGTGAAGGACAACGCGGTCGACAATCAGGAGCTCGTCGCTGCCAACGCCAAGATCCGCAGCCACGGCGTGGAAAAGATCGGCGCCGTGCTGCGCGGCCACATGCGGGCCATGAAGAAGATCGCGGTTGGCGGTTAA
- a CDS encoding leucine-rich repeat protein: MTQSHPPSAATSRSHHSPRSLPAALLLIAILILAIAPAASQAQVDSDFKTIENDAGVTITEYTGNLSAVTVPDTIEGKTVTRIGKRAFASSTIRSITLPSTVSHIAEEAFLQARRLEEISLPHSIESIGDFAFAKCYNLEAISLPDSLSFLGEFCFESCYNLEQVTLPSNLTSIEERTFGDCWKLTEINLPDALVSIKQYAFADCSGLTGITLPVSLQSLDPTAFQGCFAFASYSVDPSNAHFTSEDGILFNRAKDTLIAYPIAKTEADYSLPSGVTSIAPRAFLAQTSLTQVVLPDSLTTIGEHAFGRCENLVTINFPNSMSSIGERAFDRCRSLESLSLPQSLTSIGVAAFSNCSALTEATLLANVDTIRDSLFSNCASLTSVTLPESIKTIEASSFRNCSSLREINLPDGTLSLGNGAFSGCESLESINLPSSITSIEAGVFSNCVALSEVDFLASVDTISQNLFSGCSSLARISLPSSVQIIEQGAFTNCNSLSSIEFPETLVEIESSAFSGCDALESIVLPSSVTSIGSRVFSDIASLSEVTLLAKVETISAGLFEGCSNLTSITLPSSVKTIEQDAFAGCSGLVSVVLPDGLVEIGARAFAGCESLQSIDLKSAISTIGGSAFSQCSSLSEVTFLAKVDTLAVSLFEGCSSLTNIDLPDTLIEIGASAFKGCADLNGIEFPDTLERIGAYAFHGCESLTTVQLPEKITTTELSSFEDCSSLESVVLPSQLTSIGVASFANCASLKNINLPSSLDIIDTGAFAGCSSLKRIAFPDLLKTIGANAFWNCSKLTRVELPGSLEDLPGSLNSSCAFTSCYNLEEIVVDPENAYFSSLDGALYNKEQSALISYPAGKPMERYQLPDTTTSIHEFAFYLCFHLVQIEIPDSLETLPAGAFGTCANLEEIMVGADHGLFQSSDGVLFNNGLGHLLAYPPGKKTPSYQIPESASAIGDSAFYGSSHLRKVVIPDSVTSIGENAFMHCSNLVSIVVPDGVDFGRSAFFHCPELRKVFLLGDAPTLYTFLYTPLWGTESWTVFDAPIPTFYYFEDKRGYTWEQEEEDRIDSEYLFESFHHFDNAVSLGPSSSDKIDYIVSIHLPFEPLEFIHQENQLRIVAHSKAFEPEFILQSSHNLADWKSEDIQFDTTDLLGRKTATLDIADSPLFLRFIPNATSQALYP, translated from the coding sequence ATGACTCAATCACACCCTCCGTCGGCGGCGACATCCCGCTCTCACCACTCCCCAAGGAGCTTACCGGCCGCCCTGCTTCTCATCGCGATTCTCATACTCGCCATTGCCCCTGCCGCCTCTCAAGCCCAAGTCGATTCGGACTTCAAAACAATCGAAAACGACGCTGGCGTCACGATCACTGAGTATACGGGCAATCTCTCCGCTGTCACCGTCCCAGACACCATCGAAGGGAAAACGGTCACTCGGATCGGAAAAAGGGCCTTCGCTTCGTCGACGATTCGCTCTATCACGCTCCCCAGCACGGTCTCTCACATAGCTGAAGAGGCTTTTCTCCAAGCCAGAAGACTTGAGGAAATAAGTCTTCCCCACTCCATCGAATCGATAGGCGATTTCGCTTTCGCAAAGTGCTACAACCTCGAGGCCATAAGCTTGCCCGACTCCCTCTCCTTCTTGGGAGAGTTCTGCTTCGAGTCCTGCTACAATCTCGAGCAGGTCACTCTCCCCTCAAACCTTACCTCCATCGAGGAACGAACGTTTGGCGACTGCTGGAAGCTGACTGAAATAAACCTGCCCGACGCCCTCGTATCCATAAAGCAGTACGCTTTCGCCGACTGCTCAGGGTTAACAGGCATCACCTTGCCTGTCTCCCTCCAAAGCTTGGACCCAACCGCTTTCCAAGGTTGCTTCGCCTTCGCCTCTTACTCCGTAGATCCGTCCAACGCTCATTTTACTTCCGAAGACGGCATCCTTTTCAATCGAGCGAAGGATACCCTCATCGCCTACCCCATCGCTAAAACCGAGGCCGACTATTCGCTTCCTTCCGGGGTTACCTCGATCGCGCCAAGAGCGTTTCTGGCCCAAACGAGCCTAACTCAGGTCGTTCTTCCTGACTCCCTTACCACCATCGGCGAGCACGCTTTCGGTCGATGCGAAAACCTGGTGACGATCAACTTTCCGAACTCAATGAGCAGCATAGGCGAACGAGCCTTTGACAGGTGTAGGAGCTTGGAATCTCTTAGTTTACCCCAAAGCCTTACCAGCATCGGCGTCGCGGCGTTTTCAAACTGCTCCGCCCTTACCGAAGCAACGCTTCTCGCCAACGTAGACACCATTCGTGACTCGCTCTTTTCAAACTGCGCGAGCCTGACCAGCGTCACGTTGCCCGAATCGATTAAGACGATCGAAGCGAGTTCATTCCGAAACTGTAGCAGCCTACGTGAGATCAATTTGCCAGACGGCACCTTAAGCCTCGGAAATGGAGCCTTCAGTGGCTGCGAAAGCCTCGAATCGATCAACCTGCCGAGCTCGATCACCAGCATCGAAGCGGGCGTTTTCTCAAACTGCGTCGCCCTCTCTGAAGTCGATTTCCTCGCGAGCGTCGATACTATCAGCCAAAACCTTTTCTCCGGCTGCTCGAGCCTCGCGCGCATCTCTCTGCCCAGCTCCGTTCAGATCATCGAACAAGGCGCCTTCACCAACTGCAACAGCCTGAGCTCCATCGAGTTCCCAGAGACCCTAGTGGAAATTGAGTCTTCCGCATTTTCGGGATGCGACGCCCTCGAATCGATCGTCCTACCAAGCTCTGTCACAAGCATCGGTAGTCGCGTGTTTTCGGATATTGCTAGCCTTTCCGAAGTCACCCTTCTGGCAAAGGTCGAAACGATCAGCGCCGGCCTCTTCGAAGGCTGTTCAAATCTGACCAGCATCACCCTGCCCAGCTCCGTAAAAACCATAGAGCAAGACGCCTTCGCGGGTTGCAGCGGTCTCGTGTCTGTCGTTTTGCCGGATGGTCTAGTCGAAATAGGAGCCCGAGCCTTCGCCGGGTGTGAGAGTCTCCAATCGATCGATCTGAAAAGCGCGATTTCGACTATCGGTGGCTCAGCCTTTTCCCAGTGCTCCAGCCTCTCGGAAGTGACCTTTCTGGCGAAGGTCGATACTCTTGCCGTCAGTTTATTCGAAGGCTGCTCGAGTCTGACTAACATCGACCTGCCCGACACCTTGATCGAAATCGGGGCGAGCGCCTTCAAGGGTTGCGCAGATCTAAACGGTATCGAATTTCCTGATACTCTTGAGCGAATTGGCGCCTACGCATTCCATGGCTGCGAGAGTCTCACGACTGTCCAGCTCCCTGAGAAGATAACGACAACAGAGCTTTCCTCCTTCGAAGACTGCAGCTCTCTAGAGTCAGTCGTACTCCCTAGCCAACTCACCTCCATCGGAGTCGCTTCCTTCGCAAACTGCGCCTCTCTGAAAAACATAAATCTCCCCAGCTCGCTCGATATCATCGACACAGGAGCTTTCGCTGGCTGCTCATCTCTGAAACGCATCGCGTTTCCCGACCTGCTCAAAACCATCGGAGCGAACGCCTTCTGGAACTGCTCGAAGCTTACGCGAGTCGAGCTTCCCGGTTCCCTTGAAGACCTCCCGGGAAGCCTAAACTCTTCCTGCGCCTTCACAAGCTGCTACAATCTCGAGGAAATTGTAGTGGACCCTGAAAACGCCTACTTCTCTAGCCTCGATGGAGCTCTCTACAACAAGGAGCAAAGCGCTCTCATCTCCTATCCCGCTGGGAAGCCAATGGAACGATATCAACTGCCCGACACAACCACGAGCATCCACGAATTCGCCTTCTACCTCTGTTTCCACCTTGTCCAAATCGAAATTCCCGACTCCCTGGAAACGCTCCCCGCTGGCGCCTTCGGAACTTGCGCAAACCTCGAAGAGATCATGGTCGGAGCGGACCATGGACTTTTCCAAAGCAGCGACGGCGTACTTTTCAACAATGGCTTGGGACATCTCCTAGCCTACCCGCCCGGAAAGAAAACCCCCTCATACCAGATCCCAGAATCCGCCAGCGCCATCGGAGACTCAGCTTTCTACGGCTCCTCACACCTTAGAAAAGTAGTGATCCCCGACTCCGTCACGAGCATCGGCGAAAACGCCTTCATGCATTGCTCAAACCTCGTGAGCATCGTCGTTCCCGATGGGGTAGATTTCGGCAGGTCAGCCTTCTTCCACTGCCCGGAGCTTCGCAAAGTTTTTCTACTCGGAGACGCGCCGACGCTTTATACGTTTCTCTATACTCCACTCTGGGGAACGGAATCTTGGACTGTATTCGACGCGCCAATACCTACCTTCTACTATTTTGAAGACAAACGCGGATACACCTGGGAACAAGAGGAAGAAGACCGAATCGATTCAGAGTATCTTTTCGAGTCATTCCATCATTTCGACAACGCCGTCAGCCTAGGTCCGAGTTCATCCGATAAAATTGACTACATCGTCAGCATACATCTTCCCTTCGAACCACTTGAATTCATCCACCAAGAAAACCAGCTGCGTATCGTAGCCCACAGCAAAGCCTTCGAGCCCGAGTTCATTCTCCAAAGCAGCCACAATCTGGCAGATTGGAAGAGCGAAGATATCCAGTTCGATACCACCGACTTGCTAGGCCGAAAAACGGCGACTCTCGACATCGCCGACTCCCCGCTCTTCCTTCGCTTCATTCCAAACGCAACGAGCCAAGCCTTGTATCCATAA
- a CDS encoding YafY family protein translates to MNRIDRLMGTLLLLQSRRVIRAEDIADHFEISLRTVYRDVSALSEIGVPVIAEAGIGYSLMKGYLLPPIMFSEEEAAALGTAAMALSKTSDPSLDATMQTALMKIRAALPEPQRRRLERVEQSVVFGWNGYGEKPVKQVARLVDLQRSLAESKALRIDYQTGGRGEVTTREIEPLGLVHYLEYWHLIAWCGLREDYRDFRLDRIQKVEQLDRRVSRRRDFDLQAYLQKQRELPAVLETRIFFSAYSVARAKREWSLGFVAEEEVEGGSVVTLRTGDWRWITGWLLSFRENVRVLEPLELQRELASTARRVAEHHAV, encoded by the coding sequence ATGAATCGCATCGACAGGCTGATGGGGACGTTGCTTCTGCTGCAGAGTCGGCGGGTGATCCGGGCGGAGGATATCGCGGATCATTTCGAGATCAGCCTGCGCACCGTGTATCGCGATGTATCCGCTTTGAGCGAGATCGGAGTGCCGGTGATCGCGGAGGCGGGCATTGGCTATTCGCTGATGAAAGGCTATTTGCTTCCGCCTATCATGTTTAGCGAAGAGGAGGCGGCTGCTTTGGGCACAGCTGCCATGGCTTTGAGCAAGACCAGCGATCCGTCGCTCGACGCGACGATGCAGACTGCATTGATGAAGATCCGAGCGGCTTTGCCCGAGCCCCAGCGTCGCCGTCTGGAGCGGGTGGAGCAATCGGTGGTGTTCGGCTGGAATGGATACGGGGAAAAGCCTGTCAAGCAGGTGGCTCGCCTCGTTGACCTGCAGCGAAGTCTCGCGGAATCGAAGGCGTTGCGAATCGACTACCAGACCGGAGGGCGAGGCGAGGTGACGACCCGGGAAATCGAACCGCTGGGTCTTGTGCACTACCTCGAGTACTGGCACCTCATCGCCTGGTGCGGCTTGCGCGAAGACTATCGTGACTTTCGATTGGATCGTATTCAAAAAGTGGAGCAGCTCGATCGACGGGTTTCCCGACGTCGCGACTTTGATCTGCAGGCGTACCTGCAGAAGCAACGCGAGCTTCCGGCGGTGCTGGAAACGCGAATCTTCTTCTCCGCCTACTCCGTGGCGCGAGCCAAACGGGAGTGGTCGCTGGGTTTTGTGGCGGAGGAGGAGGTGGAAGGCGGCAGTGTCGTGACGCTGCGAACGGGCGACTGGAGGTGGATCACCGGCTGGCTGCTTTCCTTTCGCGAAAACGTCCGGGTACTCGAGCCATTGGAACTGCAGCGAGAACTCGCCTCGACGGCCCGGCGAGTGGCGGAGCATCACGCGGTCTAG
- a CDS encoding RNA polymerase sigma factor — protein MKRDAKQVFTELLVYKAQDGDEKAFADLYELWKLDLIRLGRSVLRDREGMKDAAQDAWIAIARGIRKLDDPARFRAWAFSILRGKCIDRIRRESRERARDESYFRASQMETTDTVSGPKIEAAADLAEAISKLDTDARILLHLYYEAELSVSEISEAMEIPEGTVKSRLHAVRRQLKKQLEGLQK, from the coding sequence ATGAAGCGAGACGCGAAACAGGTTTTTACGGAGCTGCTGGTCTACAAGGCCCAGGACGGAGATGAAAAGGCCTTCGCAGACCTGTACGAGCTCTGGAAGCTGGACCTCATTCGTCTAGGCCGATCGGTTTTGCGAGATCGAGAGGGGATGAAGGATGCGGCCCAGGACGCCTGGATCGCTATCGCTCGTGGTATCCGGAAACTGGATGATCCGGCGCGCTTTCGAGCTTGGGCATTCAGTATTCTTCGCGGCAAGTGCATCGATCGAATCCGTCGTGAATCGAGAGAACGCGCTCGTGACGAGTCGTATTTCAGAGCGAGTCAGATGGAGACGACCGACACCGTATCTGGTCCGAAAATCGAGGCCGCGGCTGACCTCGCCGAAGCGATCAGTAAACTGGATACGGACGCTCGCATACTGCTGCACCTTTACTACGAAGCGGAGCTATCCGTTTCCGAAATCTCCGAAGCGATGGAAATCCCGGAGGGGACAGTGAAATCACGGCTCCACGCGGTGCGGAGGCAATTGAAAAAGCAACTAGAAGGGTTACAAAAATGA
- a CDS encoding DUF6768 family protein: MSEIDDRIREALRSSESDDELLKERSMFSEVVTPFRGKRRWVNWLGLLYGSIANVAFFYSAYQFFTTDDTNEKLNWIVIGGFALMFVAFSKLYFWLEMQSNRVLREVKRVELLIVSGREGSDD; this comes from the coding sequence ATGAGTGAAATAGATGATAGAATTCGGGAGGCGTTGAGATCGTCTGAATCGGACGACGAGCTGCTAAAGGAGCGTTCGATGTTTTCGGAGGTGGTGACGCCATTTCGCGGCAAGCGACGTTGGGTAAACTGGCTAGGGCTCCTCTACGGCTCGATTGCCAACGTGGCCTTCTTTTACTCAGCGTATCAGTTTTTCACTACAGATGATACCAACGAGAAACTGAACTGGATAGTGATCGGCGGATTCGCGCTTATGTTCGTAGCGTTCTCTAAACTCTATTTTTGGCTTGAGATGCAGAGCAACCGTGTCTTGCGCGAAGTGAAGCGAGTGGAGCTGTTGATCGTCAGCGGGAGGGAGGGGAGCGATGACTAG
- a CDS encoding VOC family protein, whose protein sequence is MKNHTVTITVAASIDEVFSFLADPKTLPEWAHTFSKSIAPKDGAWEVETPQGHKLAFALEADRSSGCIDMLAGPTLEQMESFPIRVYKVDSGQTAASFTMFKSQRPDLTDAMFETHYRQLVKEVEALVERFGGGEISRGLPEGGRLLPGLVTDRIEETRDFYVSHFGFKAVFDASCYVHLVREVGGEQLGLMATSAEAGQAEFEVATTGSGLWFTLEVESADAEFERLKAEGVTVREEPKDQPWGERTCVVVDPNGVLIYVSHTTGKVDESLKPFFVASEPELVS, encoded by the coding sequence ATGAAAAACCATACTGTTACTATCACTGTTGCCGCTTCCATCGACGAAGTGTTTTCCTTCCTCGCCGATCCTAAAACGCTTCCCGAGTGGGCCCATACCTTCAGCAAGAGCATCGCCCCGAAGGATGGAGCTTGGGAGGTGGAAACGCCTCAAGGACATAAGCTGGCCTTCGCTCTGGAGGCGGATCGTTCGAGCGGATGCATCGATATGCTGGCTGGACCGACACTTGAGCAAATGGAGAGTTTTCCGATCCGCGTCTACAAGGTGGACAGCGGGCAGACCGCGGCCTCGTTTACCATGTTCAAGTCGCAGCGTCCCGATCTTACAGATGCCATGTTCGAGACTCACTACCGGCAGCTGGTGAAGGAAGTGGAGGCGCTGGTGGAGCGCTTTGGTGGCGGGGAGATTAGCCGCGGTTTGCCGGAAGGTGGAAGGCTGTTGCCCGGACTGGTGACCGATAGGATCGAGGAGACGAGGGATTTTTATGTATCGCACTTCGGCTTCAAGGCGGTGTTTGACGCGTCTTGCTACGTGCACCTGGTGCGTGAGGTTGGCGGAGAGCAGCTCGGGTTGATGGCGACGAGCGCGGAGGCGGGACAGGCGGAGTTTGAGGTGGCGACGACCGGAAGCGGTCTGTGGTTTACCCTAGAAGTCGAGAGCGCGGACGCGGAGTTTGAGCGACTCAAAGCCGAGGGAGTCACGGTGAGAGAGGAGCCGAAGGATCAGCCATGGGGCGAGCGAACCTGCGTGGTGGTCGATCCGAATGGAGTGCTGATCTACGTGTCTCATACGACGGGGAAAGTGGACGAATCGCTCAAACCGTTTTTCGTCGCTTCCGAGCCGGAGCTCGTTTCCTAA
- a CDS encoding capsule assembly Wzi family protein yields the protein MTHFISRLSRSLPAFVLGISVSYPSLFAAPSDTIAPGDEAARYRLSQLSDQGQAELLTSVWPMRLQAVNIELNSLSDSANHPHSSSFDSSKPLSNTATQSLSFQLGSDALPFRAFDSDSRNATELQIARQDRFGPFRAKLSASWVDAPSDDKSLRLDGSYLAVDWSDWTLGFGQVDRWWGPGWQTSLILSNNARPSPGFFFERNTHRASERPIVKWLGPWHFTSFFNQLEGDRHVPHAKLLGARFTFKPLQSLELGLSRTAQWGGDGRPESWSNLVDLILGHDNVGSDGIDLDGSNEPGNQLGGVDFRWTTHIAARRISFYGQLIGEDEAGGLPSREIGMIGLDTPFETPFSQGFLFAEASDTGMNFLNGTMFNSTYNHHIYRSGYRYYGDAIGASIDNDSRLLTLGGYQEVGDGNSFTWKAHYASLNRDGIEARNTVSPTHYQTAGLFASYRHKLSEGATIGIQAHHFLNNSLPVDSGLSKSSVQLMVSLFN from the coding sequence TTGACCCATTTCATTTCACGTCTCTCACGCTCTCTGCCCGCTTTCGTTCTCGGGATCAGCGTCTCGTACCCCTCCCTTTTCGCCGCACCCAGCGATACCATCGCGCCCGGCGATGAAGCAGCCCGCTACCGGCTGAGCCAACTCAGCGATCAAGGCCAGGCCGAGCTTCTCACCTCCGTCTGGCCCATGAGGCTTCAGGCCGTAAACATAGAGCTGAACTCGCTCTCCGATTCAGCAAACCACCCCCATTCGAGCTCCTTCGACAGCTCCAAGCCGCTTTCAAACACCGCGACGCAATCCCTCAGCTTCCAGCTAGGCAGCGACGCTCTGCCGTTTCGCGCCTTCGATAGCGACTCGCGCAATGCCACCGAGCTCCAAATCGCCCGCCAAGATCGTTTCGGTCCCTTTCGAGCCAAACTCTCCGCCTCCTGGGTCGACGCCCCGAGCGATGACAAATCGCTTCGCCTCGACGGAAGCTACCTGGCGGTCGATTGGAGCGATTGGACGCTTGGCTTCGGCCAAGTGGATCGCTGGTGGGGTCCGGGCTGGCAAACCAGCCTCATCCTCTCAAACAACGCCCGTCCGTCCCCGGGATTCTTTTTCGAACGAAACACCCACCGAGCCAGCGAACGGCCAATCGTCAAATGGCTCGGTCCATGGCACTTCACCAGCTTCTTCAATCAGCTGGAAGGCGATCGCCACGTGCCCCATGCCAAGCTGTTGGGCGCCCGCTTCACCTTCAAGCCACTGCAAAGCCTCGAGCTGGGGCTCTCCCGCACCGCTCAATGGGGCGGAGACGGTCGTCCCGAATCATGGAGCAACCTCGTGGACCTCATCCTCGGCCACGACAACGTAGGCAGCGACGGAATCGACCTCGACGGTTCCAACGAACCGGGCAATCAGCTGGGCGGCGTCGACTTTCGCTGGACCACCCACATCGCCGCACGTCGGATTTCCTTCTACGGTCAGCTTATCGGCGAAGACGAAGCGGGCGGCCTGCCTTCGCGCGAAATCGGTATGATCGGTCTGGATACGCCTTTCGAGACGCCCTTCTCGCAAGGATTCCTATTCGCCGAAGCAAGCGATACCGGCATGAATTTCCTGAACGGCACCATGTTCAACTCCACCTACAATCACCATATCTACAGGAGCGGCTATCGCTACTATGGCGACGCAATCGGAGCATCCATCGACAACGACTCCCGACTCCTCACACTAGGCGGGTATCAGGAAGTCGGCGACGGCAATTCGTTCACCTGGAAAGCGCACTACGCATCGCTCAACCGGGACGGCATCGAAGCGAGAAATACGGTTTCCCCCACCCACTATCAGACCGCGGGGCTCTTCGCATCCTATCGTCATAAACTTAGCGAAGGAGCGACCATCGGAATACAGGCCCACCATTTCCTGAACAACTCGCTTCCCGTGGATTCCGGACTCTCAAAGTCCAGCGTTCAGCTCATGGTGAGCCTGTTCAACTAA